A single region of the Bacteroides luhongzhouii genome encodes:
- a CDS encoding glycosyltransferase has translation MDKKYPFISVIIPVYNAGKFLRDCFDSILNQENQDFEVIVVDDGSTDNSPEICDIYAQNDSRFRIIHKKNEGVSIARNIALEMAQGQFVAFIDSDDSISSDFLTIPSKLNSVDVIQKSYKCIGFAGREVKVSVHNHLYDKWDKIAFLWVNKPNRALWDKIIAKKVIGNHRFIPGISISEDFLFFTSILHNIHTYAMCNIGHYNYFIRKSSAMSVFYTNPHERIRITFEHIQIVASFEKNERMYGVCKGLIYGFLVYSLWEHRSNLSKGEYRILSDLLQKMKLSDLKYLRCRWKIEMLIVRIKNMLLINA, from the coding sequence ATGGATAAAAAATATCCATTCATTTCTGTTATTATACCTGTGTATAATGCGGGAAAATTTCTACGAGATTGTTTTGATAGCATTCTTAATCAGGAAAATCAAGATTTTGAGGTCATAGTTGTAGATGATGGAAGTACAGATAACTCACCCGAAATATGCGATATTTATGCCCAAAATGATTCAAGATTTCGTATAATACACAAAAAAAATGAAGGAGTAAGTATTGCAAGGAACATTGCTTTGGAGATGGCACAAGGTCAATTTGTTGCCTTCATTGATTCTGATGATAGTATTTCTAGCGATTTTCTAACAATTCCATCTAAACTCAATAGTGTTGATGTCATTCAGAAGTCTTATAAATGCATTGGATTTGCTGGAAGAGAGGTTAAAGTATCTGTGCATAATCATTTGTATGATAAATGGGATAAAATAGCATTTTTATGGGTCAATAAGCCCAATAGGGCCCTTTGGGATAAGATTATAGCAAAAAAGGTTATAGGCAATCATCGTTTTATTCCAGGGATATCAATATCAGAGGACTTTCTTTTCTTTACGTCTATTTTGCACAATATTCATACCTATGCAATGTGTAATATTGGTCATTATAATTATTTTATTCGAAAAAGTTCAGCAATGAGCGTTTTTTATACGAATCCTCATGAAAGAATTCGTATCACTTTTGAACATATACAAATTGTGGCTTCCTTCGAAAAGAATGAAAGAATGTATGGGGTTTGTAAAGGACTTATTTATGGTTTTTTGGTTTATTCTCTTTGGGAGCATCGTTCAAATCTTTCAAAGGGCGAATATCGTATTCTATCTGATTTGTTGCAGAAAATGAAACTTTCAGATTTGAAATATCTGAGGTGTAGATGGAAAATAGAAATGCTTATTGTTAGAATAAAAAATATGCTTTTAATAAATGCCTAA